The genomic interval ACAAATCCTGATTTTAAATGAGGATTTGTTTCTTTTTTTGAACGCACAATTTTTTTTTCTATATCATCATGGACTTTTTTTAATATTTTATCTGGTATAGAATTGGCAATTTCCTCTGGTTTAGCATCAATAATTTTAAAGTTAGTTATACCAGTACTAAATTTAGCAATTGCATTACATATTTCTTCAGTATTAGAATTAGTCATAAAATAGGAATAATTTGAGAATGGACTGTCAGGATAATTAATATCCAGCTCATGCTTAAACCAATTATAAATTTTTTTGAAGATAATTAATTCTGAATTTGTTTTATATAATTCAGATTTATCTCTATTCATAACGCTCAAAAATAATGTAGATTCATCTGTTTTAATATCATCAAAATATATATGTATGCGATTAACAATATCTTCTTTTTTTAAATATTTACCAATTGAATGATTATTTTCTAATAAATTTCTAGTGAATATAGTAATTAAATTATTTTGATTTACTTCATGCAACCATTCTTTTGTAATGCTATTTTCGCTAAGTAAAATTTCAAAACCGTAATTATAAAATTGATTATCTATTTTAATTTCAAATTCAAAATGACTAACTTTGTTTTTATTTTGTTCCGTCGTTCTATTATATTTTTGAATAAATCCTTTTGGAATTCCATTAATAATCACTTGCTTAGCAAAATCTAGCGCATTGATAAAATTGGATTTACCAGAAGCATTCGCTCCATATAAGGCACTAAATCTTAACATCTTTATTTTCTTGCTAATTAATAAATGTTCACGGTGGCCTCTAACCTTCCCTGCAACCATATTAAATTCTTGTATTGATCCGAACGACATAAAATTTCCAATTAACACCTTTATAAGCATTGGGATTCCTCCTAATTTATCGCTAACTAAATTATATGTGAAAAAATCACATTTGTAAATATAAAAATTTATAATTTAACCATTTACCATCATTTAAATACGAAAAAATCACATTAAGTTAAAGCAAAGTGCACTTTTCCATTTCAAAATTCAGTAAACAACGAGCCAATCTTCTCATATTATTACATTTATGTCCATTATAGTAATTGGTTATTTTTTTAACTCATAATTCAGTGTATTTCTGCACAAAACTAGATATTCTACCATTAATTTTTTAAAAGCAAGCAAACTGTTACCGAACTCCATTTCATATTTTCATTAGAAGGTTAAATCACTTCGTAATGATATTCTTTTAGTTTCTCATTCGGTGTTTCAAAGCGAAGTAACCTCCCTGTTCATATTCATACACAAATTTCACTGTTGCCGTAACCTTATCGCCTAAATATACCAGCACTGAACATCGACTACTTGGTCAGCCTTGCTCAATATCACAGTAAAAGAATTTTGTACTTAATTTTTCAATAATTTCTGTAACAAGCGAAAAATTATTTTTCTGTTTTTTCATCTTCACATCCGTTAGTAATAATAACGCTACTTTATCGATTCCTAATGATAGCAAGATATTTTTCGTTTCATAACCATAATATCGTAAATGAGTTACTCTAATTGCGTCTTTAAGCGAACAATGGTAAATTGACCTTTAATCTGTTCTTCCTACATGAAAAACAAAAATGATATGCGTTCTACAATTGCAGCATATCATTTTCATCAAAAGTAAAATCTGGTCCCCATGCAACTTCCCAATAGTACCCATCCGGATCAGAAAAATAAGCATGATATCCACCCCAGAAAACATCTTCTGGTTCTTTTACAATCTTTGCGCCCGATTTTCTCGCCAATTCAATAATTGTATGAACTTCTTCTTTATTTTTAGCATTGTAGGCAAGCGTAATTCCTCCGAAACCACTGGCAATTTCAGGGGGATTCTTGGCATCAATATCTTTTGCCAACAGTTCCAATGGGTACAGCTCAAGCTTAGTCCCCGATGTACTAAAAAATACAACTTCAGGATTTACGCCTTTTTCATCCGTTTGGAATCCCAGACCATCCCGATAAAATCGAATTGATTTTTCCATATTTCTTACGCCAAGACAAACGATATTCATTCTATTCATTGCAGCATTCTCCTTATATTTTTATTATTTATGCATATTTTTTCGTTACTCTCTATGAAATCTCCTGTGTTTCCATCGATGCAGCTTCCCTTGTTCCCGCTTTTTTTAGTTTATCAGCGATATATTCACGCAAGAGACTTATGTGTATCATCATAGAATTGGATGCACTGATTGGATCGCCATTTATAATGGCATCGATCGTTTTTCGATGATAAACCAGTGTATTATTATCACGCAGCGAATCTGCCGTGGCAATAATATTTCTCTTGATTGATGTATTGATGATATAGGATAAATTACTAATCACATTATTCCTGCTCGCTTCTGCGATCAATTTATGTAACTCAATATCTTCTTCTTGATAAACTTGTTGTTCTTTGATCAGTGCTTCTACGACCAAACATTGTTTTTCCAATTGTATTCGCTGCTTAGGCGTAGCATGCAAGGCCGCAAGCATAGCTGCCTGTGGTTCGATTAAAGCTCTGACATCGAGTAAATCCAAAGCTAAACGATCATCGTTATAAATAAAAGTAAGCCCCAGTGGATCATCGGGAATTCCGCATTTATGAGAAACGAATGCCCCCGACCCCTGTCTGATATCCAAGATATTACGCGCACTCATGATTTTAAAAGCCTCGCGTAAAGTCGACCGTCCGACGCCCAAATATTTTAGCATTTCATTTTCCGTCGGCATTTTATCGCCAGGCATCATTTTATTTGAAGTTATGTATTCTATAATTCTATTCGCTGTTAGTTCCGCCATAGACGGTTCATGTGCTTTTCTACTCATCGTATGATTCCCTCTTCTATTTTTCGTATTTTCGTCATATTTAAAATAATTTTATTATAAACGGAACAATCCTGCAATATTTATACGATGACCTCGAATTAATCATCAGACGAATATTGTCATTTTCATGTTTTAATTATTAAAAATTTTCTAAATTTATTGACTAATCGTAATATTAGCATTAATATATTACATATATTCATCAGATGAATTTTAAGTAAATATGGGATGATTTTATTGCATGCAAAGAAATCCCATATGTTTTTCTATTGGACGGCATCCTGTTTTGCCGGTTTATCACCTGCTTTCTAAAAACTAAATAAACATAAAGAGAGGGTATCCGAATGAAAGATCAACTTAACGTACAACCTCTAGGTCAAAGTGAAGTAATGAATTGTGTTCCAGAAAAAGTGGGAAAAACACGTTATGTAATTGCAATTTTAATGCTGGGAGCCGTTGCGATCAACTATCTTGACCGTACAATTATTTCTGCAGCCGCGCCAATCATTATGCAAGATTTAAATATGGGTCCTACAGAAATGGGATTTGTTATGTCAGCATTTTTCTTCGCCTATATGCCGTGTCAAATACCGTCTGGCTGGCTAGCCGATAAAATCGGGCAGCGAATTTGTCTGACCGTTGGCATCATCTGGTGGTCTGTCATGACGATGGCGACTGCCGGTGCAAAATCCATAGGTGCTTTATTTGGAATTCGCTTTCTCATGGGTGCCGGTGAAGCAACAGTATATCCCTGTAATACAGGTATTGCTGCAAAATGGTTTCCCGACAATGAACGTGGTCGCGTAACCGCCCTATTTGATAGCGGCAGTAAGTTTGGTACAGCCTTTGCCATGCCATTTGTCGCATGGATGATCAGTTTATATGGTTGGCAATTCCCCTTTATTGTCTGCGGGGCAATTGGTATTTTATTCGCGGGTATTTGGTATTTTTACTATCAGGATCCAGAAAAACATAAATTCATAAAAGCACGTGAACTTGAATATATTCGTCAGGGACAAATAAAAAAAGAAGGCATTGATAAAGTTCAGCCGATGAAATGGTATCAACTGCTGAAATATCGTAATGTACTAGCTATGTGTTCAGCATTATTCCTTTACAATTATGTCATGTTCTTCTTCGTGA from Massilibacillus massiliensis carries:
- a CDS encoding VOC family protein; translated protein: MNRMNIVCLGVRNMEKSIRFYRDGLGFQTDEKGVNPEVVFFSTSGTKLELYPLELLAKDIDAKNPPEIASGFGGITLAYNAKNKEEVHTIIELARKSGAKIVKEPEDVFWGGYHAYFSDPDGYYWEVAWGPDFTFDENDMLQL
- a CDS encoding FadR/GntR family transcriptional regulator; translated protein: MSRKAHEPSMAELTANRIIEYITSNKMMPGDKMPTENEMLKYLGVGRSTLREAFKIMSARNILDIRQGSGAFVSHKCGIPDDPLGLTFIYNDDRLALDLLDVRALIEPQAAMLAALHATPKQRIQLEKQCLVVEALIKEQQVYQEEDIELHKLIAEASRNNVISNLSYIINTSIKRNIIATADSLRDNNTLVYHRKTIDAIINGDPISASNSMMIHISLLREYIADKLKKAGTREAASMETQEIS
- a CDS encoding MFS transporter; translation: MKDQLNVQPLGQSEVMNCVPEKVGKTRYVIAILMLGAVAINYLDRTIISAAAPIIMQDLNMGPTEMGFVMSAFFFAYMPCQIPSGWLADKIGQRICLTVGIIWWSVMTMATAGAKSIGALFGIRFLMGAGEATVYPCNTGIAAKWFPDNERGRVTALFDSGSKFGTAFAMPFVAWMISLYGWQFPFIVCGAIGILFAGIWYFYYQDPEKHKFIKARELEYIRQGQIKKEGIDKVQPMKWYQLLKYRNVLAMCSALFLYNYVMFFFVTWFPTYLIQVRGMALMTMGWLAMLPPLCGIVAQWCGGIFTDWIYNKTGNLTLSRKINLVAGLLLASVILGVDFVESNTATIVLFCLAYAGMSFAASVHWCLPSDIAPRNMTSVLGGIQNTFSGVSGILGPVVTGYFVAVSGSFTIPFFIAGTACFAAAAIYAFVLKDIKPITV
- a CDS encoding AAA family ATPase, yielding MLIKVLIGNFMSFGSIQEFNMVAGKVRGHREHLLISKKIKMLRFSALYGANASGKSNFINALDFAKQVIINGIPKGFIQKYNRTTEQNKNKVSHFEFEIKIDNQFYNYGFEILLSENSITKEWLHEVNQNNLITIFTRNLLENNHSIGKYLKKEDIVNRIHIYFDDIKTDESTLFLSVMNRDKSELYKTNSELIIFKKIYNWFKHELDINYPDSPFSNYSYFMTNSNTEEICNAIAKFSTGITNFKIIDAKPEEIANSIPDKILKKVHDDIEKKIVRSKKETNPHLKSGFVIRGNRDFYIFEIDENFNITTKTIEFEHGSHGSFNICEESDGTRRILELAEILFTENNNKVYVIDEIDRSLHPNLTYKFIDLYLNSLGKKNIQLIVTTHESRLLNLDLLRRDEIWFVNKNVNHESEIYSLEQFNERFDKKIDKSYLMGRYNAIPNFEEV